Genomic DNA from Corylus avellana chromosome ca4, CavTom2PMs-1.0:
ACGTAACAATTTGTCAATTCCAATCACGGGCCCCAAATATAATACTTTTCCAGCTAAATCTGAAAGcaactcaaatatatatatatatatatatatatatatatatatgaaaatatatattacaatgTCGTTGTTCTCTTTCGTTATTTTAGTTGCTAATaactgcaaaaaataaaaataaaataaacagcAGAAAATAGTCAAACACTGTTATTGTTGAGGGTCTAAATGAATCAATGACAGTTGTATTTCTCTCAATGTCAATGGTGACATGAAAAACCTCCTCCCTCCCTCATTAATTTTTCAACCTTCTACTACAACTCTTGTATGTGGTCTTCTACTGAATTTCTGCACCACTGGGGGGCTGCAATTAGTTCTAGCAAATTACAATGTGGAATTCTTGAAAGAATGGGTTTCCCAGagactaaattaattaaaaaacaaaacaagcttCATAAGGATGCACTCAAGCTGGGAGCTTTTATGTACAGAGGCAtgcatctctctctttctttctcttgctGAATTCAATTCAAAGCTCTCCCATCAATTTGCTAATTACAGCTCAACTTTCATCTGGGAGCCTGCTGCACcaatcaaaattatatatatatgcattagcTCTTCCTACCAATCTGATATTTTGTTTCCTCCAGATTTCTCAATGAAATTGATTGTTTCCTTACCATGGAAGCTCTGCTGCTGATTCTGCCCAAACCCCATCTGAACTACACTTTGGAGATCATCCTCCCAGAGTCCTGGAACCTGAAAACCAATTTTTATAGGTGTAAGCTTTGATTTGAGATCATATTATGTAGACAGATCATTTACTTAAGAGCCAAAATTTCTCTTCAATTACCTGTGGGGGGGTGGCTTCACCGAATCCGTCGGTGGAATTTCGCCGCAGAGCAGCGTTCAAAGAGTTTACTTGGAATTGGTTCTCTGCCCCACCGGCAATGGCGGCGCTATGCAAGGCCGGCATTTGCTGGGGCTGGAATCCATATGGGAAAGCCGCCATCACTGAATCCAATGGGTAAAGGCTGTGTGGCAAAGCTCCACGAGATTGAAATATCTGCAATTCACATTGTTTGCGTCAATAAAACACCGGAAAAATAGATgacaagaaaattttttaaataaaaaatcagtcAGCAAGCGACAGAACTTACATCCTTGGACAAATGAGCATCGTTGTTGAAATCCATCCTCGGATTCACGGTCGCCAATTTCATTGAAAGAAACTGCCAAAAACGAGATTTTAGAGCTTGCAATTACCCAAAAGAATGGAGTACGGGAAGAACTTGAATTTACCTCAACCTGACGTTGCAACGACTGCACATAATTTATAATCTCATCCAGCATAATTGCCTTGCCGGTGAcctgaaattaaaattaaaattaaaattaaaattccatttcttatcatttttttttttgcactagAATTCATTTGAAGTTATTCAAAGCACCTTATTGCAACCGGGAACAAGATCCTGAAGGAACTTCATCCTTTCActgattttctctctcctaacCTGATCAACAAAGAGTGACAAAAGGAACATGTCAAATGGGAATCTAAATTTTGCTGTAAACTAAAGAACAAATCACAGAGCACTTTCATAATTCGTACTCTTTCGGCAAGACTATGGCTATCCGTAGCTTGGCCCCTCCTGGCTCTGACATGAATGTAGTCCTTTGGTGGCTCCGGAGCCTTTGAATTATCCTTATTTTGTTTCTGATTCCCCTCCCCTGCAGCTTTTGGCTCTGCCTTTGTCTTTGCCTTTGCGCCATCCTTTTCATGTCCACCTTCTTCATCTTGTTTGCTTCTCTTCGCACTCGATTCGTCATTCTCCGAAGCAGCCTGCCATGGATACAGACACTCATTAAATCTCCATGGAGTTTTCAACAgaaaattggtaaaaaaaattaaaaaaaaaattaacctgaAAACTCATTACTATACTAGAAAGTATATTTACCTTGGCATCTTTAGCTGAGGGAGTGGAAGGGGTTGATTCTTTCGCCTTTCCTCTTGAAATGGATTTCCTTTTCCTCGCATTGGCTTCGCTGTCAACTTTGGTGCTTACTTCCCCAACCGGGATCTGTTCAGACACCGAAGATCCTTCCCTGGAATCGCCCAATTCTCCATTTTCAGGCGTCGAAGGCCTTGATAACCTACTGAATTTCCTATCGGCGGCCAAATTTCCTTCCTGCGGCGAGCTCTTGTTGTTTTCATGAACGGGTATCTGAGATCCAGCAGCCTTAAATGACTGGTTGCTCGAAGCGTTCGACATCTTGCCGGATTCCATTCCAGCCATCAATCTGTAACGCAATTCAGTTTCATTCAACCCGATACAACTTGTATTCCCAAAGCATGAAAATTTTGCAGCCCTTTCAGCGAATCCAGGGTCTGCTGAAAAGGGTGCCAGGCTTGAATGAGATGGTAAATGGCTGCCGTTGAACGGCAGATTCCCTCGGATCTGTGAGTCCATCATTGAGAGATTGAGCTTGGGAGGGGAATTCAAAGGGGTACTGTAACAAGACGTGTTAGTactattgttgttgttgttgttgttgccaGCAATGTAAGCCTGCGGCGAAATCTCGCCGGAGTTGCATATGCTTCCTAGTCTTCCAATCAGTTCCCTGATCATTAGGCCATCGCCGCCACCGCCACCGGGAATGGCAGCGGCATTGGAAGCTGCAGGGGAAGACACAATGGAGCTCAAGGCAGACTCAAAGGGATCGCTCTGATCCATTGAATTATCCCAATTGGGATTGAAATAGTAGTTGTGAAGGTTGTCAGGAGCACAATTCAGCTCGTTGGGCTGGATTCCCATGCCAAAATTGCCAGTAGCCCAACTGGGTGGTGTCAAGTTCTCCTTCTCCATACTATATCTAGGTGggttagagaaagaaaatggaaaaaatgaatCTGAGAGAAGTTGCAGAACCAGCTCAGAAAAGAAACCCCAAGAAATGTTCTTGTGGGGAACTCTTTAACCAAGTGTTTTGTACTACAACATCCAAGCAAGCAAAGGTTGAAAAAAGTAGACTTGTGCGAAAGGACATGTAATTTTGATTATGCAGCTCTTGTATGTCACTCAAATGAgcaagagaggaaaaaaaaaaaaaaaagggttaaagaaaaagaagggtgTCCAAGCAgaaaagcagagagagagagagagagagagagagaagtgaggAAAGTGGAGAGCAAGCAAGAAAGATAAAGCAAAGAAATGTCTGTttgaccttatttttttatattactgTGTGCTATGATTATTATTGCCTAAACCTCCGTAATAGACGGTGGAGAGGATGGTAATGCCGGGCCTTAAACGTCAAACTAGCTGGTTGtctcctctgttttttttttgaaaaatttacatAGTTAtctgcctttcagccatcacaGCCTAAATGAAAggcaaaaagaaggaaaattccttctctttctttgttgtttcttctgagggaaagggaaagggatAGGAAGGTGTAAACTCTGCTTCTCAGCTTCTGCTACCACAAAACTCTGCCCACTCTTTGCTGTCATCTGGGTGCTTATGCTAATCATCAATGATTAATGCACAGAAAAATGGTTTAAgagaatattgtttttttaaaaaaaatttattagctaacTATGATTTCTATATACTATGTTGTTCACATTGATTACTGtgaaagataaataaaaatattattgtttcGTTCACTTCCCTTTCATTCATTTCCTACCACTTCATTCAACCCAAACACACTCtgacaaatattatataaatcaaaataatattcatatatGTGTGGAGATCGATGAAAATTATTGGGTGAGGCTATTTTCCACAGTTTGTTCTTATTGTATTCGCAACCTATTTGACTTAAGTGCcgtaaaaaattatattattaatagtttaaatttatttatttattattttttagcatgttcacacaagagaaaaggaaaggagaatTCGAATTAATGACTTTCATTCATCAGGCGTGATCTACAGCCAATTAAGCTAACTCTCTAAGAcagtttaaatttaattataatttttaatttggaggagtagagagagagaaataaagaGATTTTCTAAATCTAGTTGTTAAAAGTAGAAGGTAGGGAAGGTTTTTGGTGGCCCACATAAATGAATTCATTCCCTCTTGAGGTCCAACTTTCAATCAAGCCCATATGTTCAACGCCTAGCATAAAGTGGGAGAATTTGGGGTGGCTCGAAACCGAAAAGACTTGTACTAAATAATGTCAAAAGGTACTAAATAATGTCTCACGTTTTTGTGTATATGAGTTTATAGAcactgttttttgttttttgtgaatttgaaatttagagTATCTATTTAGTGTAAATAAAgggtaatattgtaaattttgtttttcaactttAATGTTAGGACAAtattactctcaatttcaaatgaaatagagagtattctattcattttcttataatttgGTTTTCAAGGGTGAGTTAGGTTTGTATTATCTAGTATCAGAACCAACCATTACATCACGGGTTTGAGTTACGGAAATGGTGATTGGCAAAATATTGATAAGTGATTGAAGTTGAAATGGTTATTATCGAGTTAATATTGATAGAGTGAGTCGTCGTGGATGTCGTCTGCAAAAGCATAGTGATATGTTATGATCTTAGTGTCTCACATAAGTTAGGAATAATCAAAACTATGTGTATATAATTAGCTTTTAGGCACCTTTCTAGTGTCATGCATTCCTTAGCATGCGAGAATCATATGTTTTATAATAATATGTGATTTtctaatgattttttaataacatcaataataataataataataaataaataaaacagctTCTCAcctactttaaaaaaaaaaaaaaaaaacgttctTAAGGTACTTTAGccaaatgttaaaatataagaataatACAACTAATCATTTGAAAAGtatatattctctctctttttttaagaCTCAAATGGTAAATAGTAGGCTAGCCTATATATAGAGACGGTGGTATTCTTTCCCCCATATGTTTTCCATTCCACTAATTGaacttaaaagatttttttttttttttttttcacatgagAAAATATCAGTCCTCGCAATCTACTGAACAATCTGAACCCAATGACTCTCTCACGGtaaaaagaacccaaaaaaaaaaaaaaaaaaaaacccactaaaTTCCAAGAACCCTCgatgaaaaatatgataaaattttcaaataaatgagACAAAATGAAATCTTCTTTTGATGTAATTACCTGACTGTGGGTTTATTATATTACCCAACTAAACTTTAGGTTTTCGTGTCAAGggttataattatatacttaaTTCTTTGATAGTTAATTAGTGCTTCCAAATTGCTATTGAGGGGCACATGGTTTTCGTGTCAATGTGGTttcacctcctcctcctcctccatatTCTATATATAGGATAAGCTAGCTTTGATGTTTTCTATGGTAATTAGGTGAATCTTAGAGTAGGGAGAGACCTAATTTCCAAGAGCTTAACCCACAAAACTGTATCGTATTAGGACTTtgactcaagaaaaaaaaaaaaatattagagagGATTGGATTTGGTGGTTTGAAACCAAATCTTGCCCAGCACTACCAGAAAGCACTGAAATGGAATATAATTATCTACTAAATTAATCTAATTAATGTAGGTCCGCTTCATATTTTTCTTACTCGATCTTTGAACACAAAAGTGAGATGTTTTTTAGTTGTTGATTGATAGAGATTGCTATGATCCTTAGGCAATTTGGTTGTTGATATGGTGGAGATATTGCTGTTATATcctttagcaattttttttattttttttttgctcaatATCTTTACGTATCATGAATTCAAGAGTATAAAATTAGTCCGGTTTTCATTTTAAAGTGCTTTTTTGGTTTTCAATACTAAGCCTAATTGCATGCACATGCATGCTTGGGGGAGATTAATTTGATGATGCCCAATTAAATATTACAACCAATACGCAAGTGACAAGTGTGATGAcatatcacaatatatatatatatatatacattaaatcaccatttattccaaaagcttaaatttttaaatttaatcatttaatttatattctatatATCATTCCCTCTTATATGTGGActtaaactccattttaataacAAATACCTctcgctctgataccatatatgttaaatcaccacttatttcaaaGGGTTAAGCTAATAAGTttaagtatttaatttatattttaacatatataagACAACACCATAAAATCAACATTTCACAAAGATATTCTCACCAATCACTCATGTTGATCCTCTTGTCCCTCATTGTGAGAATTCGTGCTCCCATTGCTATCGATCCATCAGGTCGACGTGGGAAaatgatcttctccattttaaattctctcaattttctctatttaatgcattttgaagggtaatgttgtccaaaaattttaatgatagTAGTGCACTAAAtgcactacccttcaaaatacactagatGGAGGAAATTGCgagaatttgaaatggagaggatcgtccccaagaggtagttcaatcaacTACGACCACACCTCATAaagtggaggttactagttcgaatcctcctcttccctcttgtgcggacatgtcaaaaaaaaaaaaaaaatggacaggATCATTTTCTGTCGACGTGAATGTTGGGTTTAACTCTTCCAACTCATTAAGAACATATTTACCCATATCCCAAGAAGGCCCCCAACATGTCCACTTTGCTTCTGTGCAATCTTTATTGATGCCTAGCTAGCTATATACACACTTCACgtgttattgtttttgttttttttcctaaatatgcACAATAAATCAGATCTGTTTGCTTGCTTTGACCAATTTTACAAATGTGTTAAATGCCACTAGCTATGATGCTAAAACAGTAAAACATGTGTGTTTCAAAGTGATATAATTAAGGTGGTGAATTTGCATGTGTTTTTATACAATATATTTAGCCAATCCAGGGATTCATGCATCACCAATATGCATGTCCTCAAACCTCATAACAAAACAGGAAAGCTGAGCAAAAGCATTTCCATATCACAGAATTGGGCCTAACCACGATGTTCCAACTTCCACGCTCATCTTCCGATCCTCGATTTTTGGTTGATTGTTTTTCAACggttgtttttttccttttttctaaaTCGACTACAATCTCTGCATCTTGGAATGATCGACTGTACGTGAAACATCCATATTACTCTACCTTTCGTGTGTTAGCTTCCAAAGGTTTTCCATATCTTGGGGCTACCGGGACTAAACATTACAGctggtctatatatataaacatgctAATTAGTCGAATGGAACTTATATAGTTTTCCATATCTTGGGGCTACCGGGACTAAACATTACAGctggtctatatatataaacatgctAATTAGTCGAATCGAACTTATATATGTTTACGAGCTAGCATTAACTGATCAGTCGATCCGTTAAACTATtatgtttcatttaataatcaaacGTGATCTTGTGTTCACAAATTAAATAACTAGCTTGTATATTAAATAAATCGAGTTTAAGTTGAGTTTATTCAAGCGAGCTGTTGGCGAATGGAAATGTTCATTTACAGCCCTAGCCCTACTATACCTATGGTGATTACATCAATATCCATGTATCACCTAGGAAGCCTAGCATgaccttaaaaaaaaactgctCAACAACGCATAGTAGTTAAAGACACGCATGCATGAATGAATAGAGAAGAATAAGGTCAAGATCCAACCAACTactgctcagaaaaaaaaaaaaaaaaaaaaaaactcaaccaACTACTTCTCAGCTGctgtttctttaatttctttactCCCCTCTCACCGTCCAGTAGCATTCCCCCCGCCACCTCTctcttcaaacttcaaagatGCCTCTCTATGTCGGTAGTAGTGTATTCATGCAAAACCTTTGTTTGATCTAACGTGACCTTCAATCATTGATGCACGCATTCACATGCACTCTCTGatcatttgatcaaattttcttttcatactTGTGGGCGACACGTGTTCGGTTTGGTTTGTTCAAGGGCACAGCATACGAGGTGAAGCTCCTTTGTTAATTCCTAGTTTATGGTTTTTTTCTGCTGTCAAAAGTCTCTTCCAATCAACGCATAACCGGAATCCTTATGACAGAGGATTTAATTATTTGGGTTCGCCAAGTACTGTTTTTTTATTGCCGGCCATTTGCTATCTTTTCTTGTCATTTGATGTAGTTTTatctgattattattattttttttgggattttatttggtttatattactTCTCTGCAACTTGCAAGGacaagacatatatatatgtgtgtgtgttgatGAAAAACtacggtatatatataatcatgcaTCCGTAATTATATATGCGATGGAGTAGTTATATCTCAAGCAGGAGGAATCCTCCAAATAATTTAGAGAGTTCTTTATCTTGGTGCACGTTAGTTGCTAATCTCACATATATGTTATAATAGATTTTAGGTTTGACTTGTACAATGTTGTTCGATCTTGTGACTTCTTGCACTTTTGTTTAACTGATCAATTAATGTGGTGAATTATATAGCAGACCAATTAAACAAGTTTACACAccatattttgtattttttatatttgatatatCAATCAAAGAGGTAAATTAAAGCAAATTGCTCCCTCAAAAGAACATGCATCACAGATATATTCCAGATTTTTCTCTATCCAAATTTTATCTACGACAC
This window encodes:
- the LOC132177441 gene encoding transcription factor bHLH77-like isoform X1, whose protein sequence is MEKENLTPPSWATGNFGMGIQPNELNCAPDNLHNYYFNPNWDNSMDQSDPFESALSSIVSSPAASNAAAIPGGGGGDGLMIRELIGRLGSICNSGEISPQAYIAGNNNNNNNSTNTSCYSTPLNSPPKLNLSMMDSQIRGNLPFNGSHLPSHSSLAPFSADPGFAERAAKFSCFGNTSCIGLNETELRYRLMAGMESGKMSNASSNQSFKAAGSQIPVHENNKSSPQEGNLAADRKFSRLSRPSTPENGELGDSREGSSVSEQIPVGEVSTKVDSEANARKRKSISRGKAKESTPSTPSAKDAKAASENDESSAKRSKQDEEGGHEKDGAKAKTKAEPKAAGEGNQKQNKDNSKAPEPPKDYIHVRARRGQATDSHSLAERVRREKISERMKFLQDLVPGCNKVTGKAIMLDEIINYVQSLQRQVEFLSMKLATVNPRMDFNNDAHLSKDIFQSRGALPHSLYPLDSVMAAFPYGFQPQQMPALHSAAIAGGAENQFQVNSLNAALRRNSTDGFGEATPPQVPGLWEDDLQSVVQMGFGQNQQQSFHAGSQMKVEL
- the LOC132177441 gene encoding transcription factor bHLH77-like isoform X2, which produces MEKENLTPPSWATGNFGMGIQPNELNCAPDNLHNYYFNPNWDNSMDQSDPFESALSSIVSSPAASNAAAIPGGGGGDGLMIRELIGRLGSICNSGEISPQAYIAGNNNNNNNSTNTSCYSTPLNSPPKLNLSMMDSQIRGNLPFNGSHLPSHSSLAPFSADPGFAERAAKFSCFGNTSCIGLNETELRYRLMAGMESGKMSNASSNQSFKAAGSQIPVHENNKSSPQEGNLAADRKFSRLSRPSTPENGELGDSREGSSVSEQIPVGEVSTKVDSEANARKRKSISRGKAKESTPSTPSAKDAKAASENDESSAKRSKQDEEGGHEKDGAKAKTKAEPKAAGEGNQKQNKDNSKAPEPPKDYIHVRARRGQATDSHSLAERVRREKISERMKFLQDLVPGCNKVTGKAIMLDEIINYVQSLQRQVEFLSMKLATVNPRMDFNNDAHLSKDIFQSRGALPHSLYPLDSVMAAFPYGFQPQQMPALHSAAIAGGAENQFQVNSLNAALRRNSTDGFGEATPPQVPGLWEDDLQSVVQMGFGQNQQQSFHGSQMKVEL